Proteins encoded together in one Vitis vinifera cultivar Pinot Noir 40024 chromosome 4, ASM3070453v1 window:
- the LOC100247393 gene encoding ran-binding protein 1 homolog a: MSSTEQPEHRKQEAEEETTGGAADDEDTGAEVAPIVKLQEVAVTTGEEDETVLLDLKCKLYRFDKEGNQWKERGVGTVKLLKHKETEKVRLVMRQSKTLKICANHLVLASTSVQEHTGNDKSCVWHATDFSDGELKEELFCIRFASVENCKTFREKIEEIAESLEKKAEESEETKSATDLLEKLNVGESKDEEGTKEAASASAEVEKDDSAQQEKPESDK; the protein is encoded by the exons ATGTCGAGTACTGAACAGCCTGAGCACAGAAAACAAGAAGCAGAAGAGGAGACCACCGGAGGAGCGGCGGACGACGAGGACACTGGAGCAGAGGTTGCTCCGATCGTCAAACTTCAAGAAGTTGCCGTCACCACTGGGGAAGAAGACGAAACCGTCCTTCTCGATCT GAAATGCAAGCTTTACAGATTTGACAAGGAAGGAAACCAATGGAAAGAGAGAGGTGTTGGGACTGTGAAGCTTCTCAAACACAAGGAAACCGAAAAGGTCAGGCTTGTGATGCGCCAATCCAAGACCCTTAAGATCTGTGCCAACCATCTTG TGCTTGCTTCTACATCGGTACAAGAGCATACCGGGAATGACAAATCTTGTGTTTGGCACGCCACTGATTTCTCTGATGGAGAGTTGAAGGAAGAGCTTTTTTGCATTCGATTTGCTTCTGTTGAGA ACTGCAAAACTTTCAGGGAAAAGATTGAAGAGATTGCTGAATCTCTAGAAAAGAAGGCTGAAGAGAGCGAAGAGACTAAATCTGCTACTGACCTCTTGGAGAAGTTGAATGTGGGGGAAAGCAAAGATGAAGAGGGAACCAAGGAAGCAGCCTCTGCATCTGCAGAGGTGGAAAAAGATGATAGTGCTCAGCAGGAAAAGCCAGAATCTGATAAGTAG